The Formosa sp. Hel1_33_131 genome window below encodes:
- a CDS encoding NAD(P)/FAD-dependent oxidoreductase: protein MIQTDILIIGAGPTGLFTVFEAGLLKLRCHIIDALPQAGGQCSEIYPKKPIYDIPGFPEILAGDLTENLLEQGKQFEPGFTLGERAETIEKLEDGSFIVTTNKGTKHAAPIVAIAGGLGSFEPRKPDLEHRDFYENRGLNYFIKDPEVYRDKRVVISGGGDSALDWSIFLADVAKEVTLIHRRNEFRGALDSLEKVQDLTASGKINLITPAVVTKIGGEDHIENVVVSKEGEELRIDTDYFIPLFGLSPKLGPIGNWGLEIEKNAIKVDTLDYQTNIPGIFAIGDVNTYPGKLKLILCGFHEATLMCQAAYKIINPGKKYVLKYTTVSGIDGFDGSRKEAPKAVVKALA, encoded by the coding sequence ATGATTCAAACAGATATTTTAATAATAGGCGCAGGACCCACAGGGCTTTTTACCGTTTTTGAAGCAGGATTGCTGAAACTGAGATGTCATATTATAGATGCACTTCCACAAGCAGGTGGGCAGTGCTCAGAAATATACCCCAAAAAACCGATTTATGATATTCCAGGATTTCCTGAAATATTAGCAGGCGATCTTACCGAAAACTTGTTAGAGCAAGGCAAACAATTTGAACCAGGGTTTACCCTTGGAGAACGTGCTGAAACCATTGAAAAACTAGAAGACGGTAGTTTTATTGTCACCACCAATAAAGGCACCAAACATGCGGCGCCTATTGTTGCCATTGCAGGAGGTTTAGGTTCTTTTGAACCGAGAAAACCAGATTTAGAACACCGTGATTTTTATGAAAATAGAGGACTTAATTATTTCATTAAAGACCCCGAAGTGTACCGCGATAAGCGGGTTGTGATTTCTGGAGGGGGCGATTCAGCCTTAGACTGGAGTATCTTTTTGGCAGATGTCGCAAAAGAAGTTACTTTGATTCATCGACGAAACGAGTTCAGAGGTGCCTTGGATTCTTTAGAAAAAGTTCAAGATTTGACAGCTTCAGGAAAAATTAATTTAATCACGCCTGCCGTGGTTACCAAAATTGGTGGGGAAGATCACATCGAAAACGTAGTGGTTTCCAAAGAAGGCGAAGAACTTAGGATCGATACGGATTATTTTATCCCCTTATTTGGATTATCGCCAAAATTAGGACCCATTGGCAATTGGGGTTTAGAAATCGAAAAAAACGCCATCAAAGTGGATACCTTGGATTATCAAACAAACATCCCAGGTATATTTGCGATTGGAGATGTCAACACCTATCCGGGGAAATTAAAGCTGATTCTTTGTGGATTTCACGAAGCAACACTGATGTGTCAAGCCGCCTATAAAATCATCAACCCGGGGAAGAAATACGTTTTAAAATACACCACCGTAAGTGGCATTGACGGATTTGACGGCAGTCGGAAAGAAGCCCCAAAAGCGGTGGTCAAAGCACTTGCATAA
- a CDS encoding homocysteine S-methyltransferase family protein codes for MSNIYNELQKRILILDGAMGTMLQDYDFSEEDYRGERFKDYPTSLKGNNDLLSLTQPDAIAEIHHKYFEAGADIVETNTFSGTSIAMADYNMENLVYELNYESAKIAKRVADTFTKSEPHKPRFVAGSIGPTNKTASLSPDVNRPEYRAITFDELRISYKLQVEALMDGGVDLLLVETIFDTLNAKAALFAIEEVKEERNTDIPIMVSGTITDASGRTLSGQTVEAFLTSISHIPLLSVGFNCALGADQLRPYLQRLSNETNFYTSAHPNAGLPNAFGEYDETPEEMTAFIEAYFKDDLINVIGGCCGTNPAHIKSIFEASQNYQPRQLKHN; via the coding sequence ATGTCAAACATTTATAACGAACTACAAAAACGAATCTTGATTTTAGATGGAGCCATGGGAACCATGCTTCAAGACTATGATTTTTCTGAAGAAGATTATAGAGGCGAGCGTTTTAAGGATTATCCTACTTCTTTAAAAGGAAACAACGATTTGTTAAGTTTGACACAACCCGATGCGATTGCCGAAATTCATCATAAATATTTTGAAGCCGGAGCCGATATCGTCGAGACCAATACTTTTTCAGGAACGTCTATTGCGATGGCAGATTACAACATGGAAAATTTGGTTTATGAGCTGAATTACGAATCCGCCAAAATAGCCAAACGTGTTGCAGATACATTCACCAAATCCGAGCCTCACAAACCCCGGTTTGTTGCCGGAAGTATTGGGCCGACAAACAAAACAGCCAGCTTATCCCCAGATGTCAACCGACCGGAATACCGCGCCATTACGTTTGATGAATTACGCATTTCGTATAAACTTCAAGTCGAAGCACTCATGGATGGCGGCGTCGATTTACTGTTGGTAGAAACCATCTTTGATACCTTAAATGCCAAGGCAGCTTTGTTCGCTATCGAAGAGGTGAAAGAAGAACGCAACACAGACATTCCGATCATGGTATCGGGAACCATTACAGACGCTTCGGGGCGCACGCTTTCAGGGCAAACGGTCGAAGCTTTTTTGACTTCCATTTCACACATTCCCCTATTGAGTGTTGGGTTTAATTGTGCTTTGGGAGCCGATCAACTGCGTCCGTATTTACAACGCCTTTCCAACGAAACTAACTTTTATACCTCGGCACATCCCAATGCAGGGTTGCCTAATGCTTTTGGAGAATATGACGAAACTCCAGAAGAAATGACCGCCTTTATTGAGGCCTATTTTAAAGACGATTTAATCAATGTGATTGGCGGTTGCTGCGGCACCAATCCAGCGCATATCAAGTCAATTTTTGAAGCCTCTCAAAACTACCAACCACGTCAATTAAAACACAACTAG
- the metH gene encoding methionine synthase, giving the protein MESDCKKYLTLSGLEPLVVTPESNFVNVGERTNVTGSRKFLRLIKEEKYEEALSVARDQVDGGAQIIDVNMDEGMLDGVYAMTTFLNLIASEPDISRVPVMIDSSKWEIIEAGLKVVQGKCVVNSISLKEGEQEFIRQAKLVKRYGAAVIVMAFDETGQADTYQRRIDICKRSYDILVEVVKFAPQDIIFDPNIFPVATGMDEHRKNALDFFQATKWIRTNLPYANVSGGVSNVSFSFRGNNIAREAINSAFLYHAIKNGMNIGIVNPTMLEIYDEIPKDLLECVEDVLFDRKDDATERLLDLAETLKGQKNDVEVAVLEWRNKPLQERITHGLVKGIDAFIVEDVEEARVLAQKPIEVIEGNLMIGMNVVGDLFGSGKMFLPQVVKSARVMKRAVAHLQPFIEAEKDGKIEFAGKILMATVKGDVHDIGKNIVSVVLGCNNYEIVDLGVMVPPEKIIETAIKEQVDIIGLSGLITPSLDEMVYVSKEMEKQGFKIPLMIGGATTSKAHSAVKIAPHYSHTVIHVNDASRAVTVVGDLLKKDNQQHLSDLRTSYDVFREQFLSRTKQKEYISIEEARSKKYKINWEQTTIVKPKKLGIQVIQEFDITKLEEFIDWSPFFRSWDLHGKYPNILTDEVVGEQATELFKDAQELLQRIFSEKLLGAKAIFGLFPANTINDDDIEIYDENGDIQHTFLTLRQQLKKRAEVPNIALSDFIAPKSTGQTDYMGCFCVSTGFGTKALAEAFEADHDDYNSIMIKALADRLAEAFAEYLHKEVRVNHWGYAADEALSNTDLIKETYKGIRPAPGYPACPDHLEKQTIWKLLEVEQQIGVELTESLAMWPAASVSGYYFGNPEAKYFGLGKITEDQLIDYSKRRDISIEDAQKWLNPNLAN; this is encoded by the coding sequence ATGGAGAGTGACTGTAAAAAATACCTGACCCTTTCTGGACTCGAGCCTTTAGTCGTCACTCCAGAATCTAATTTTGTAAACGTCGGTGAACGTACCAACGTGACGGGATCAAGAAAATTTTTGAGGTTAATCAAAGAAGAAAAATACGAAGAAGCTTTATCCGTTGCTAGAGATCAAGTGGATGGAGGTGCGCAAATCATTGATGTCAATATGGACGAAGGGATGTTGGACGGCGTCTATGCGATGACCACTTTTTTGAATCTCATCGCATCCGAACCTGATATTTCCAGAGTGCCTGTTATGATCGATAGCTCTAAATGGGAAATCATCGAAGCCGGACTGAAAGTCGTACAGGGAAAATGTGTGGTCAATTCCATCAGTCTTAAAGAAGGCGAACAAGAATTTATCCGTCAAGCCAAATTAGTCAAACGCTATGGCGCTGCTGTGATTGTGATGGCTTTTGATGAAACAGGGCAAGCAGATACCTACCAACGCCGCATCGATATTTGCAAGCGTTCGTATGATATTTTAGTGGAGGTTGTCAAATTTGCACCCCAAGACATCATTTTTGACCCCAATATATTTCCTGTGGCTACTGGAATGGACGAACACCGTAAAAATGCTTTAGACTTTTTTCAAGCCACCAAATGGATTCGTACCAACTTACCTTATGCCAATGTTTCTGGAGGGGTGAGTAATGTGTCATTTTCATTTCGTGGAAATAATATTGCTAGAGAAGCCATCAACTCGGCTTTCCTCTACCACGCGATTAAAAACGGCATGAACATAGGCATTGTCAATCCAACCATGTTGGAGATTTACGATGAAATTCCTAAAGATTTATTGGAGTGTGTGGAGGATGTTTTGTTTGATCGAAAAGACGATGCTACCGAACGCCTTTTGGACTTGGCAGAAACCTTAAAAGGACAAAAAAACGATGTTGAGGTCGCTGTTTTAGAATGGCGAAATAAACCCTTACAAGAGCGCATCACTCATGGTTTGGTCAAAGGAATCGATGCCTTCATTGTAGAAGATGTAGAAGAAGCGCGCGTATTAGCTCAAAAACCCATTGAGGTTATTGAAGGCAATCTAATGATCGGGATGAATGTGGTGGGCGATTTATTTGGCAGTGGTAAAATGTTTTTGCCACAAGTGGTCAAATCCGCCCGTGTGATGAAACGCGCCGTGGCACATTTACAACCCTTTATTGAGGCCGAAAAAGACGGAAAAATTGAATTTGCTGGTAAAATTTTAATGGCAACCGTCAAGGGCGATGTGCATGATATTGGAAAAAATATTGTGAGTGTTGTTTTAGGTTGTAATAATTATGAGATTGTAGATTTAGGCGTGATGGTGCCGCCTGAAAAAATCATAGAAACCGCCATCAAAGAACAAGTGGATATTATTGGGCTCAGTGGGCTCATTACGCCCTCTTTAGACGAGATGGTCTATGTATCCAAAGAAATGGAAAAGCAAGGGTTCAAAATCCCTCTAATGATTGGTGGGGCGACGACCTCCAAAGCGCATTCTGCGGTGAAGATTGCGCCCCACTATAGCCATACAGTCATTCATGTCAACGATGCGTCTAGAGCTGTGACTGTGGTAGGTGATTTACTCAAAAAAGACAACCAACAACACCTTAGCGATTTAAGAACGTCTTACGATGTATTTAGAGAGCAATTTTTAAGCAGAACCAAGCAAAAGGAATACATTTCTATAGAGGAAGCCCGCTCCAAAAAATATAAAATTAACTGGGAACAAACGACCATTGTCAAACCTAAAAAATTAGGGATTCAAGTGATTCAAGAGTTTGACATTACAAAACTTGAAGAATTCATTGATTGGAGTCCGTTTTTTAGAAGTTGGGACCTTCATGGGAAATATCCCAACATATTAACAGATGAGGTTGTAGGAGAACAAGCTACCGAATTGTTTAAAGATGCTCAAGAATTGTTGCAACGTATTTTTTCAGAGAAATTATTGGGAGCCAAAGCCATTTTTGGATTGTTTCCAGCCAATACAATCAATGATGATGACATTGAAATTTATGACGAAAACGGAGATATACAACATACCTTTTTAACGCTTCGTCAGCAACTCAAAAAACGAGCGGAAGTTCCCAATATCGCACTGTCTGATTTTATTGCCCCGAAGTCAACTGGGCAAACCGATTATATGGGTTGTTTTTGTGTGAGTACAGGTTTTGGAACCAAAGCACTTGCCGAAGCATTTGAAGCAGATCATGACGATTATAACTCCATTATGATCAAAGCCCTCGCCGATCGATTGGCAGAAGCTTTTGCGGAATACTTACACAAAGAAGTACGGGTCAATCATTGGGGCTACGCTGCGGATGAAGCCCTTTCCAATACCGATTTAATCAAAGAAACGTACAAAGGCATTCGTCCCGCGCCCGGCTATCCTGCCTGTCCAGACCATTTGGAGAAACAAACGATTTGGAAACTTTTGGAAGTCGAACAACAGATAGGAGTGGAGCTCACCGAAAGTTTGGCCATGTGGCCAGCCGCCAGTGTCAGTGGGTATTATTTTGGAAATCCTGAAGCCAAGTATTTTGGTTTGGGAAAAATTACAGAAGATCAATTGATTGATTATTCAAAACGAAGAGACATTAGTATCGAAGATGCTCAAAAATGGTTAAACCCAAATTTAGCAAACTAA